In one window of Ptiloglossa arizonensis isolate GNS036 chromosome 5, iyPtiAriz1_principal, whole genome shotgun sequence DNA:
- the LOC143146946 gene encoding protein spaetzle-like gives MNGEGNMIVILKIGIFLLILNNVQSNSQQWYKQTYRNYFNYGSFDNQSPMLHNSTEARSPLRIAWRWPFNQQNTIKVTRYPASNTQEENDMSPNDKFIFPDTEIKSDKPKIGPVPSCGGKTYCEDVSNYPMDLLNDVIKNRNLQNYESIDAMDISYRIDASLTESLCQANEQIIYPKTAENMDKQWLFIVNHPNFTQGVRIETCTKVGEGCNLVTGFAEGYVTSCEQKYIYRQLAAIVEDGSISHELFRFPASCCCGVRFVGTSLRGRTV, from the exons ATGAATGGAGAAGGGAACATGATCGTTATattgaaaattggaatttttctctTG ATTCTGAATAATGTGCAGAGTAATTCACAACAATGGTACAagcaaacttatcgaaattactTCAATTACGGAAGTTTCGACAACCAATCTCCGATGCTCCACAACAGCACCGAGGCCAGGAGTCCTCTAAGAATTGCTTGGAGATGGCCTTTCAACCAGCAAAACACGATAAAAGTAACGCGATATCCAGCGAGCAATACTCAGGAAG AAAACGACATGTCGCCGAACGACAAGTTCATATTTCCAGACACGGAAATTAAATCGGATAAACCTAAAATTGGTCCGGTGCCTTCTTGCGGCGGGAAAACATATTGCGAAGACGTGTCGAATTACCCCATGGATTTGTTGAACGATGTGATCAAGAATCGGAATCTTCAAAATTACGAGAGCATCGACGCG atGGACATCAGTTACAGAATAGACGCCAGTCTTACGGAGTCACTGTGCCAGGCCAAT GAGCAAATCATATACCCGAAGACGGCCGAAAATATGGATAAACAATGGTTATTCATCGTTAATCATCCTAATTTTACGCAAGGAGTACGGATAGAAACTTGCAC GAAAGTGGGCGAAGGGTGCAACTTGGTTACCGGATTTGCCGAAGGTTACGTTACCTCCTGCGAGCAGAAATACATTTATCGTCAGCTGGCAGCGATCGTTGAGGATGGCTCGATTAGTCATGAACTCTTTCGGTTTCCAGCTAGTTGCTGTTGTGGTGTACGATTCGTTGGTACCTCGTTACGGGGCAGAACCGTTTGA
- the LOC143147431 gene encoding uncharacterized protein LOC143147431 yields the protein MILESVLSCSYLLLTCGSCIYILIRHSYNRYHRLFPHFVCACTGIVTIGARSLFVLVYKLFFKQYTLDAVMMELEEKRNRGRINNLDELLGTLSLASIHYALYCHHEYHIIGACIITSLSILDAVRLYKFTAMQPQSNYSEFGRRNLRYAILQRVVKRFGTVKVYNTYKMDDENNNSASNRSNLRNIIAQIPPFQNITTVSRIVLQAPNRTYIWIFVSAYFSYTVGNNYAFVANYPYLLTTWTLAPEGFYQGWTIRRTINDYMMAAYVIYMTEALRQT from the exons ATGATATTAGAATCCGTTTTATCGTGCTCGTATTTATTGCTAACATGTGGTTCTTGCATCTACATTCTGATAAGACACTCTTACAATCGGTATCACAGACTTTTCCCTCATTTTGTATGCGCCTGTACCGGTATTGTGACGATCGGCGCGCGATCCTTGTTCGTTCTTGTGTATAAACTATTTTTTAAACAGTACA CTCTTGATGCAGTCATGATGGAACTCGAGGAGAAACGAAACAGGGGAAGAATTAACAATTTAGACGAACTCCTTGGCACTCTGAGCCTGGCCAGTATACACTATGCTCTCTATTGCCATCATGAATACCATATCATTGGTGCCTGTATTATTACTAGCTTATCAATTCTCGATGCGGTCAGATTGTACAAGTTCACAGCGATGCAACCACAA TCTAATTATAGCGAGTTTGGGCGAAGAAACCTAAGGTATGCTATTCTACAGAGGGTTGTGAAACGATTTGGGACTGTAAAGGTTTATAATACTTACAAA ATGGATGATGAAAACAATAATAGTGCATCGAATAGAAGTAATCTGCGAAATATAATCGCACAAATA CCACCGTTTCAAAATATTACCACTGTCTCTCGGATAGTATTGCAAGCACCCAATCGCACTTACATCTGGATCTTTGTCAGTGCGTATTTCTC ATATACAGTAGGTAACAATTATGCATTCGTAGCGAATTACCCTTACCTTTTAACAACGTGGACGCTAGCCCCCGAAGGATTTTACCAAGGATGGACAATACGCCGTACGATTAACGATTACATGATGGCAGCTTATGTAATATACATGACAGAAGCGCTCCGGCAAACTTGA